CTTGCTGCTGCTTCTTCTGCTGTTCCTCCTGTCTCTTCCTGGCCTCCTGCTCCAGGATGCTTCGCAAGCGCTCCAACTCTCGCTCGGCCTTCCGCCGCTCCTCCTTGATTCTTTCCAGTTCCTGCTCGGCGGACTCCGTCTCCCTTTGCTCGCGGATCATTTGCTCAAAGAGCTGCCTTCGGCTTTCCGCCTTCCGCATCAGGAGATCCCGCTCCGTCACCTTGTAGACGGAGGTGGGCAGGATGGTAAGATGCATCCCCACGTTCACGCGCCAGCCTGCGTAGTTGGGCATCTCTGCGATCTTGTGGACGCCGTAGAAGGCGTACACCGTCTCGTCCTTGTCCTTGCTCAGCCGGACGTCGACGCACACATCAAAGGAAAGCCAGGGATAGGGCTTGTACGTCACCCCGGGAGAGAGGTAGGTAAAGTCCTCGCGGCTGTAGGCGGTGATGGGCGGCTGGCGGAGGAACTTCGTCCCGAAGAGCTGAATCCAATAGTCAAACTTATCGGCCGGGTAGCGAAGACCCAGGGCGTAGTTCAGAGTCTGGGTGGGACTGAGGACCCGGATTGTGTCGACAAGGTCCGGGGCAAGGCTCAGCTTCTCACCCACATCGTTGTGGTGGTTGTAATTTAGGTTCAAATGAATGTTGAAAGCCTCCTCGGGATAGAGGGGGTCAAGAGTGTAGCTTGCCAAAGCGGTGAAACCCCACTCCCACGTGCCGGCCGAATAAGGCTCGAACACGAGGTTGTGGTACTTGCCCGTGGGGATCCGGCCGTTGGCGGCCAGCCCGTAGCTGAACGAGCTTCCCTTGCTGCCGTAGGAGCCAAACTTCACGGAGAGGAAGATGTCGTCGGGAATATTGTATCCGGGCGTCCCTTTGTTCGTGTCTTGGTAGATGATCGGGGAGACCGAAGCCTCGATGTGGCGGCTAATGCCGTAGGTGAAGTAGAGCGTGCCCTGGACATCCCAGTACGTCACAGCGCTGGTTATCCGGCCCAAGGACACGTGGCCCACCTTCCCGAAGAAGCGGCTGTGCGCGTACATCGTGAGGTATCCCGGCTCCATCACCCAGGCGGCCCGCACGTACGGTAAACCGCGGGCGCCATTGAGATGCTGAGCCTGCGCCGACATGCTGAGTGTGGCCACTAACAGCAGAGCACCGACCGCCTTGCGTTTCATCTTCCTGACCTCCACCCGGTCTTCCGTCCTCCTGAGCTCACACCCTCGTCACGGACAAAGGAAAAGCCGCCAATTGCTTTCGGCTCCCGCTGCGGCCTCAGGCGCCACCACATCGACGCGCCAGCGGTACACCCGCCCGCTCACCAGCGAATCGACCACAGCCGAGCCATCGGAATTGAATCGCACCTGCTCGACCAGGGCGCCGTAATCCGGGGTCACCACAGCAAACCACACCCTCGTATCGGCAGTGCCGTCAAAAAGCTTTATCACGTAGGCCACCGGCACTTCCCTCACTTGCCAGCGGAAAATCGGCACCCTCCCCCCTTCTTCCGAAAGGGCGTACGGCTTGTCAAGTAGCCGGTACGACAAGGTGTCGCTTGGACGGCTCCGCTCGCTTCCCCTTCTGGCAACCAGAAAATACCAATATCTCCTACCGATCGCAACCCCCTCGTCCAGATAACAGGTGTCCCGCGCACCCACACTGGCGATCTTCGCGAAGGAAACGGGGCGGTCGCACGCTCGATAAATTTCCACCGCAGCCTGTTCGTCCAGGTACCTTTGCCACTCGATCTGGATGGCGTCGCGATCGGGGACGGCGTCTAAGCCTCGCTCCTCCTCCGCCAGATCGCTTGGGGGAGGGAGCAGAACGGGGGCAGGCAAGGACAGCCGCGGTCCTGCCGCTTCTTCTCCGCAGCCCGCCAAGAGGATGATCGCCAGCGCCAGGCCGTAACCGATGCGTCCCGTCACCACGTGAGCTCTGCCCCGACCCGCTCTACCGCTCCCAGGGCCATGATTTGCCGGGCATACCCGAAGGACGCCGAGCGCACGGAAAAGACAAGTCCAAAACTCCATCCGTTCTCACCCCTGCCCGCCAGAAACTCGAGGTGGCCGGTCCGATAGGCCAGCCCGACGCGCGGCCCTCCGCTTTCTCCGAGGTCGTCCTGCAAGGCAAGAAGCAAGCGGGTACCTTTTCTCGACCGAAGAGAGTACGCCGCTCCCACGCTTGTGACGGGCTCCACCTCGCCTACCATCCCCGTCTCCCAGGTGAGTCGGGTGCGGGTTAGATCGGACCGGCGCCACGCCAGGAGGAGCTCCCCGTTTCGCAGACCCTCGCCGAATTGTCCGAGACCGATCCGCAAAGCCGCCCCAGCGTCGATGCCGTAGCCGTGAGCCTTCCACAGGTCCAGGCTCTGGCTCAGGCGCTTGAAGGCAACCCCAACCGGCAGCTCCAAGGACAGCTCGTCAACCAGCCAACTTGGACGGAGAGCCAGATGGAATCTGCGCGCCAGCCCCACGTAGAGCGCCGATTCGCTATCTTCGAACCTCCCAAGTGGCTCCCCGAGGCCCCGGTGGGTTGCCTCCCGCAGTCGATCACCGAAGGTCGTCGGAGCAAGCTCGGGATAGCGGGGGATCCCTTCCACGGAGAACTTCACGTAGCCCATCTGCAGGGAAGTGGCGAAACCAAGCGGTAGGCCGGCGGAGGCCGTGCGCAAGCTTGCCAGGGAACTTCCGAAGCTCCCGAAGACCGCGCACTCTTCGAAGTACGCAAACCGTCTGCCCCACAGACCCAGGGCTGGGTTCCACAGGAAAGACGTCGGTCCGCCGGGGAGAACCGACCCACACGCCCCGACCGCTACCGCTTCCACTCCCGCCCCGAGGCGCAGATACTCGGCGGCGTACTTCCCTCCGGCCGCAAGTAGGGTCGGATGGAGCACCGAGATCGCGAAACTCAGACCCACTCGCCAGGACAGCCGGCTACGGCACACGGGCGACCTTCGCGACGTGTTGCTGTTCTTTCCCCTCGATGCGAGCCCACAGACGCACAAAGTACACCCCTGGCGCCACAGGCTCGCCCCTGTCGTCCCGCCCGTCCCAGGAAACCTCGTGGTACCCGGGCGCCAACGGATCCGGATCCTCCGGCCGAACCAAGGTCCGTACGCGCAGGCCCGAAGGAGCAAAGACATCGATCCCCAGACGTTCGGCCCGCGCGGTTAACTCGTAAGCCAGGATCGTCTCCCCCCGAAAGGGGTTCGGGTAGTTTCCGAGGAACATCAGCTTGCCTGCGGCAGCGATCGAGATTCGCGTCGAAGCTGACGCCCAGTTGCCGGCACAGTCGCGTGCACGAGCCTCAATCCTGTGCTCTCCGCTCGCAAATGGAAGCCGCAGACGCCATACGGCCTCCGTGGGACTCGGGGTCGTGAGCTCGAGCAAAGGCCCGCTCTGGAGCGGCCTGCCGTCCAGAAAGAGCTGGAGGGAACCCGGCCTTATGTCGAGACCATTGGCATCCAGGGAACGCAGGCAAAGCTCATCCGGTGCCACGAAGTCGCCGGGGGCAAACTCCCTCCCTCCGCACAAGAACAGGAGAGCAGGAGGAACCCGATCTTCGACCCGGAAAAGCCCCAGCCTTGCCTCGCCCTTGCCGGAGAGAACTACAGCGGCGCTGCGTCCGTCGTCCAGGACAAGCCACAGCCCTCGGCGGTCGAGAAAGCACAGTCGGACTTCTTCGGCCGATGGGACATCGGGCGAAAGGGTGATTGCGAGCGCGGTCTCCTCATCGGCCTCGCAACGCAGGCAGAGCCCTCCTACTCCTCCTATCGCCTGGGGACGAAAATGGGGTTGCACACAGCGGAGGGAGTCCAGAGGCAAAAGGTCGTAGATGATGGCTACCGTATCCCGCGGACAGGCGTAAAGGCGCAGGACAAAGGGACCGATGGCCGCGGAGTCGGCGGTTCCTGCTCTCGATCGGATTTTTCCGGAGGGCGCAGCCCACAGAACGGGCGCTTCGAGACGCTTGAGCAGGGCCCGAACCTGGCCGCCCTCCAGATCCCGATATTCCAGACGAAGCCAAGCCGGTGCTGTCGCCTCCGGCCACGGGAAGCGCACGCGCTGGCGCGAAGCGGATTCCATCTTTACGGTGTCTCCTCCCATCCAGCGCCAGGGCCCGGCGTCGGTAGGACCCGAGTAGAAATGAATCACGCAGGCACGCCCGGCATTATCTGCCTCGCTCGTGACGGTGAGGACAACGTAAAGCCTCGATCCCTGCACCTCCAAGCCCACCGACTGCCAGTCCACAGCATAGCCAGCCTCGGGCAGCACGTCCAAACGGAAGCTGCGGGAAGCAGAAATGCTTCCGTCGCTCCCCTGCACCCAGAGGTCGACACCTACGACTCCCGGCCTAAGGAACACAATTGGCTCAGCCGTCCAGTAGAGATTCTCACCGGCAGCACGCAATTCCGTCGTGGAGCGCAGCCCCGGAGAGGAGAGGAAGAGTCGGGAGCCTCTGGGGATGTGGGCGCGCACGCCTACGCGCACCCCCTCTCCTACCCGAGGCCGGCCCGGTTCCCACCAAAGGGAATCAATCCTTGCGGTTCCGCAGGTGGGCCGAAGCACGGTGTGACAGAGGACGCCCGCGCCCCCGTCCCAGAAGGTCCCGCGAACCATGAAGGAATCCGGGCGGATCGTGGATCCCCGCAGGGAAACGATCGCGCTGTCTCCCTGCCACTGGAACGGCATTTCGGTAGCCCTGGCTGGCTGGGACGGATGAAAGGCCTCGAGGTGAAGTGGGACCACCCCGTTTGGGATTGGTCCAATCGCCACGACCTCCGCATCCTGGTCCATCCAGCGAGCTTCGAGCTCCAGCATCCTCCGCGCGAGGCGGATCGGCGTGGCCGGATCCCCAAGGAGTGTGTATTGATTAAGCTGAGACTTGGCAAGCGCGGTCGGGTAGCGAGAATAGTACCTGCACTTGGCGAGGCGTACAGCCTCTCCAATCGTGGAAATGCCTTCATCTCCGAGGACACGCAGGAGCTCGCACAGCAGGTAGTAATCGTTCCAGACCCAACCCACGCCCGTAGCCCCCAAAACAGCAACCGCCCCTCCACCCTCGTGCAGGAGAAGCCGTGTCCCGAGCGAACCATGGCCGTCGAACGCTCCGGTGAAGCACGTCCAACTGGCTACAACCGGTAGCCTGTTGCCGTTCTTCAGCTTTTGTACACCATCGTAGGTTAGGAGGGAGTTGTCCGACCAGATCCGGCCGCCGCCGTGACCGAGGAAGTGGACCATTCCCAAGCCTTGGTTCCACGCTTCGACGAGCTCACCGGTGCCGCCCGTGTATTCGCTGGGTGGTGGACCGGCGTCCATCCGCCGCAGGAGGTGAGCGCGGTCGAACTGCTGGCCAAGCAGCTCCGTCAGCTGCTGCCGGAAGGCCGATCCCACACCCGCAATGGCCAGGACCCGATCCAGCCATTCGCCGGGGGGAGCCTCTTCGTAGGCACAGATCTTCTCCACCACGATCCGGAGTTCCTCGAGATTGCGCACGGGGAGGCGGCCCGTCGCAACCTCCGGCAACGGCTCAGACGGGGAACGTACGGAGAACTGATTGTCGCAGGGGGCTGACCCGTACTTCACTGTCTGGACCCAGAGGCTGGGCACCAAACACGATGGATGGTCAAAGACATCGCGCACGAGAGCACTCGCTCCCAGCAGGAGAAGATACCTCGGTCTGCGGGGCCATTTTTGGAGCGCCTGGAGGAGGAATCGCCGAATCGCCTCCGGCGTGCACAGGCCGCAGGCAAACTCGTCGTAGATCTGCTCCACAGGTACCCTGGCTACTCCGAGCCCACGCCTCTCCCGCAGGGCTACCAGCTTGTCCAGGACGGGTGCTTGGAGAAACGAATCAGGCCCCACGATCAGGTAGTCGAAGCCCGGAAGCCAATCCGAGGCCCAGAACGAGACCTTTGCGGGCCAGATGCGGACCGGATCTCGCTTGCGTTCGGGCTCGAGAGCGACGTAAACATCCGCGGGGCCAACCGACTCGTCTTCGAAAGCCACCTCCCACCTCAGGGGATCCTTCGGAGAGCGGCGGAGTTGGAAGCCGCGCAGCTTCCCCACGCCCAGCTTGAAGATCTCTACTTCGGGCTTGCAAAACCCGGTCACGCGGAAGCGCAACCGGCCGGTGGAGGATAGAGGAGGGCCGCTGAACTTCAGGTAGCCATCCACGATCTCGTACCGCTGAGGGAAATCGAGCTCAGCCCAGTTGAACAGTACTTCCTCTGCTTCGTTGGCACTGAGGTTCAGAATTCCAAGGACGTTGACACCGGGATGAAGGAGCGCTGGCGAAAGACCATCCACCTCGGCGAAGCTGGCGATCACGTAGTCCTGGTCCCGCCATTCAATGGGGTCTCCGATCTGACGGCCATTGAGAAGAACCTGCACACGGTGTCTGCCCTGCTCGCCGTAGGTCCTGCCGGAAAGGCAGACCTTCAGCCCCATCTGGGCGAAGCGCCCCGTGTCCGGCACGGGCAATCGAAAGGCGAAAAGTTCGAGGCGTCTTCCGCCGACGGTTCCCCAAAACCAATGATCACGCTCCACGGGGTAAGGGATGCGTCCCAGCCGATCGAAAATCTGGTCCTCCTCCAGGTGTATCCTTGCGGGGCCCCACGTCACCTCCGGAAGATCGGCGCTCGTCACTCCGACGTCCAAGGGCACAAGCCAGGCTTCCGGAGCCGACGCGCTGCGCGTAAGCCAGTAGATGTTGGTCCGTGTGTACGCATCGTAGTAGCGGTCGTCGACCGCCGGATGGGGAGGGAGTTTGTACGGTTCCCCCCAGAATTCGATCGCATCCCCATCGTCCAGAAGACCGTCGCGGTCTTCGTCCTCCACCCAAATGGGCACGGGTTTCCCCTGGCACATGAGGCGCAAATGGGCTACCCGCGCTCCTCGCCACCCGGGATCCACACTGAAGATCGTGCGCCCACTAATGCGGTAGATCCCCTCCTCCCGCACAGCGATCTTCAGGGCGGGAGTCCCCATCGGTACGTGTTCGGAAAGAAGGGGCAGAGTGCCCAGGGGAAAACGGCTATCCTGGTACACAGACTGAGCCTCTTCCTCCCGTTCCGGCACGAGCTCGAAAAGCTCGCATCCGGTGTCTGTGATTGCCAGGTCAAAGCGAATCCCGGCCCCCTGAGGCCTATTCCCCTCGCCACCTACCGGTCGGGCAAGGATCAGGATGATCAGATACAGAGGCCCACTCCGCCCCCATCGCCTTGCCCATTTCCATTGGCGTGAGCTTCCCCTGCTTCGCACGCCCACCCCCAGAACGTACCAATCAGTTCACCTCCACCTCGGGCACATCCCCACTAAGGAACAGCCGGCACTGCCTCTTGATTCCTCCCTGTTGCCACGTGGCTGCGACTGTCGGACCGTCCGCCTCCAGAGCCAGCACAGGCGAAGGTTCCCCGCTCTTCGCCAGCCCGATGGCCGTTGCCACCCAGAGGTCCGTACCCGGACCACAGCCCACTTCAACGTACTCGTACGGATGAGCAGCTCTGCTGAGTGGCAACCTGCCCGGGGCCAGTCGAACCTCCCTGCTGGAAAGCACGCGCGCCTCCAAACGCCCTCCAGGCCGTTGCAGGCAGAAGCGGTCGGGTCCGACGGACAGCGTCGCGGCACCGTCCGTGTTGTCCGGGAAGAATCGCAGGGCCACCGAAACCGGCCTACGCGCCACCACCCGGTCCAGTAGCAGTAGGCCTCGGGGTACGACCCAGACGAGGGTGCGGATCACGGATAGGATGTCCTTGTCCACGAGGGCGTACGCCGGAGTGGCATCACTGGTAAGGCTAAGCCAGGATCCCCGGTCCAGGTACCTTCGGATGGTTGCCGTAGCTTCGGAGGGGTTGGTGCCCTCGCGCCCGTCGTGGTAACCGTGGCCCCGGCCGTCGACCAAGACCGCATTGTGCGCTTCGGTAAGGCGTAGAAGCCAAGCTTCGTCCCGCCGATCGTAAGAGGCTCGTGCCGGATCGCGGAGCAGCCACTCACCGAACGCCTTCAGGGCGACGGAATTGCGATCGGCGTGTTCATGGTTTGCGGGCCCGCCGCTCCGGAAGGCCACCACTACGTCCTCGTCGGCCCACCCGGACCTCCACACAACCCAGTCGTTCTGGAACCGCTTCCGCTCCAGATGAGCCGGCCATTCGCTGGCTACCGGCACCTCGGGATCGAAAACGATGGGGGTGAACTCGTCCCAGAACCCGGCTCTTTCCAGGCCCACCTTCTGCGCCAGTGGGTCCCGCAGCTTGGCGGCAATGGCAAGCGGAGCCGTCTGGAGAAAGCTCCCCCAGCTATCGGAGAAGTTCACGATGTCGGCGACTTCGCCGTCCCGCAAGATCATTTGCCACCACCGATCCGGCTGCTCAGCACGGGACCCCGCCTGCATGGCCAGCGCGAACTCCACCTGCGCGCCCAGATCCACCAAATCGAACAGATCGATCCCGTACACCCTCTGGAGTCCTCTCAGAAACAGCAGCAAATTGCTGGTTGCGTACCCCCAGTAAGCCACATTCTCCACGTAAGTGCCGTCCGGCAGAACCGTCCGACTCCAAAAGTCCGCCACGTGCGCCCGTGCCGTAGAAAGCCAGAGCTCAGTCCGCGGGTCCTTTGCCTGCAGATAGAGGCTCCCGACGCCCAGGGCGGAAAGCGGCACCGCGTGGAGGTTCGTGGCCCGCAGGATTTGAGGCCAATGCGAGAAGTCGATCTCCGACAGGTTTGTTTCGGCATCGGGCGCAAACCTCCAACCCTCCACCTGATCGGGATGCCCCATCCCCCACAAGGCGCGGTAACAAGGCGCACAGCCCTTCTCTGCGAGTTGGTGCTCCATTTCCGCGCGCAGGTTGCTCGGTAGACGATCTCCGACCAGCTCCAGAGCTAAGACTACGCTGTGCACGGCTTCGGAGGCCCGCTGGATCCCTATGGGTCGGTCACCGTCGAGGAAATAATCCCAGGTCGGGAAAGTCCCCAAGGTCTCCAGAGCGCGTTGGACAAGACGGAGGCCTCGTTTATCCCCAACTACCGCCGCAAGCAGCGCCCCACGCCGCAGATGAAGGCAAATTTGGGGCATGTCCCAAAGCCGTCTGCGGTAAGTGGCTTCCGATTCCAGGAAACGAAGGGCAGAACTCACGTCGTAGCGCTCGAGGGCTCCCCGAACGTGAGCCATGGCCGGAAGAGCCACCTTGGACCGGAGCTGTGGGATCTCTTCCGGGTCGACAAAAACAGCTCGGTTCGGATGTCGTTCCCGTTCCAGCCCCCTCGTTAGACAAAGGGGTAATGCGAGGGCAGAGGCAGCACTTCTCAGGAACGTCCGTCGCGGAATCCCGTCCAGCCCCCATTGCTTCTTCTCCCTACCATCCGTCATTGGCCTCCTCCGTGGCGAGCAAGAAAAGCCGGGGTTGTGAACGTCGGTTAAAATAGCCAAACGGCCGTCCGCAGACAAGAGGAAAGCTCGGGCCGCCG
This genomic stretch from candidate division KSB1 bacterium harbors:
- a CDS encoding transporter — encoded protein: MKRKAVGALLLVATLSMSAQAQHLNGARGLPYVRAAWVMEPGYLTMYAHSRFFGKVGHVSLGRITSAVTYWDVQGTLYFTYGISRHIEASVSPIIYQDTNKGTPGYNIPDDIFLSVKFGSYGSKGSSFSYGLAANGRIPTGKYHNLVFEPYSAGTWEWGFTALASYTLDPLYPEEAFNIHLNLNYNHHNDVGEKLSLAPDLVDTIRVLSPTQTLNYALGLRYPADKFDYWIQLFGTKFLRQPPITAYSREDFTYLSPGVTYKPYPWLSFDVCVDVRLSKDKDETVYAFYGVHKIAEMPNYAGWRVNVGMHLTILPTSVYKVTERDLLMRKAESRRQLFEQMIREQRETESAEQELERIKEERRKAERELERLRSILEQEARKRQEEQQKKQQQ
- a CDS encoding C25 family cysteine peptidase gives rise to the protein MRSRGSSRQWKWARRWGRSGPLYLIILILARPVGGEGNRPQGAGIRFDLAITDTGCELFELVPEREEEAQSVYQDSRFPLGTLPLLSEHVPMGTPALKIAVREEGIYRISGRTIFSVDPGWRGARVAHLRLMCQGKPVPIWVEDEDRDGLLDDGDAIEFWGEPYKLPPHPAVDDRYYDAYTRTNIYWLTRSASAPEAWLVPLDVGVTSADLPEVTWGPARIHLEEDQIFDRLGRIPYPVERDHWFWGTVGGRRLELFAFRLPVPDTGRFAQMGLKVCLSGRTYGEQGRHRVQVLLNGRQIGDPIEWRDQDYVIASFAEVDGLSPALLHPGVNVLGILNLSANEAEEVLFNWAELDFPQRYEIVDGYLKFSGPPLSSTGRLRFRVTGFCKPEVEIFKLGVGKLRGFQLRRSPKDPLRWEVAFEDESVGPADVYVALEPERKRDPVRIWPAKVSFWASDWLPGFDYLIVGPDSFLQAPVLDKLVALRERRGLGVARVPVEQIYDEFACGLCTPEAIRRFLLQALQKWPRRPRYLLLLGASALVRDVFDHPSCLVPSLWVQTVKYGSAPCDNQFSVRSPSEPLPEVATGRLPVRNLEELRIVVEKICAYEEAPPGEWLDRVLAIAGVGSAFRQQLTELLGQQFDRAHLLRRMDAGPPPSEYTGGTGELVEAWNQGLGMVHFLGHGGGRIWSDNSLLTYDGVQKLKNGNRLPVVASWTCFTGAFDGHGSLGTRLLLHEGGGAVAVLGATGVGWVWNDYYLLCELLRVLGDEGISTIGEAVRLAKCRYYSRYPTALAKSQLNQYTLLGDPATPIRLARRMLELEARWMDQDAEVVAIGPIPNGVVPLHLEAFHPSQPARATEMPFQWQGDSAIVSLRGSTIRPDSFMVRGTFWDGGAGVLCHTVLRPTCGTARIDSLWWEPGRPRVGEGVRVGVRAHIPRGSRLFLSSPGLRSTTELRAAGENLYWTAEPIVFLRPGVVGVDLWVQGSDGSISASRSFRLDVLPEAGYAVDWQSVGLEVQGSRLYVVLTVTSEADNAGRACVIHFYSGPTDAGPWRWMGGDTVKMESASRQRVRFPWPEATAPAWLRLEYRDLEGGQVRALLKRLEAPVLWAAPSGKIRSRAGTADSAAIGPFVLRLYACPRDTVAIIYDLLPLDSLRCVQPHFRPQAIGGVGGLCLRCEADEETALAITLSPDVPSAEEVRLCFLDRRGLWLVLDDGRSAAVVLSGKGEARLGLFRVEDRVPPALLFLCGGREFAPGDFVAPDELCLRSLDANGLDIRPGSLQLFLDGRPLQSGPLLELTTPSPTEAVWRLRLPFASGEHRIEARARDCAGNWASASTRISIAAAGKLMFLGNYPNPFRGETILAYELTARAERLGIDVFAPSGLRVRTLVRPEDPDPLAPGYHEVSWDGRDDRGEPVAPGVYFVRLWARIEGKEQQHVAKVARVP
- a CDS encoding heparinase II/III-family protein; protein product: MTDGREKKQWGLDGIPRRTFLRSAASALALPLCLTRGLERERHPNRAVFVDPEEIPQLRSKVALPAMAHVRGALERYDVSSALRFLESEATYRRRLWDMPQICLHLRRGALLAAVVGDKRGLRLVQRALETLGTFPTWDYFLDGDRPIGIQRASEAVHSVVLALELVGDRLPSNLRAEMEHQLAEKGCAPCYRALWGMGHPDQVEGWRFAPDAETNLSEIDFSHWPQILRATNLHAVPLSALGVGSLYLQAKDPRTELWLSTARAHVADFWSRTVLPDGTYVENVAYWGYATSNLLLFLRGLQRVYGIDLFDLVDLGAQVEFALAMQAGSRAEQPDRWWQMILRDGEVADIVNFSDSWGSFLQTAPLAIAAKLRDPLAQKVGLERAGFWDEFTPIVFDPEVPVASEWPAHLERKRFQNDWVVWRSGWADEDVVVAFRSGGPANHEHADRNSVALKAFGEWLLRDPARASYDRRDEAWLLRLTEAHNAVLVDGRGHGYHDGREGTNPSEATATIRRYLDRGSWLSLTSDATPAYALVDKDILSVIRTLVWVVPRGLLLLDRVVARRPVSVALRFFPDNTDGAATLSVGPDRFCLQRPGGRLEARVLSSREVRLAPGRLPLSRAAHPYEYVEVGCGPGTDLWVATAIGLAKSGEPSPVLALEADGPTVAATWQQGGIKRQCRLFLSGDVPEVEVN